The following DNA comes from Nitrospirota bacterium.
TGCCGCCGTTGACTCCGACCGGCAACTTTGAGTTCCGTGGCGGCAATCTGAACTACTTCAACACCCATTTCGATTATGGAGGAACCTGGGGCAAGAGCGGCTACCTGGTGGACTACACCCACTATCAGAGCGATACGCCTCGCTTTACCAACATTCGGGCCAAGGTGGATGACTTCACCTTCAAAACCGTTCAAGAACTCACGGCTCGTACCACCATTTTGGCGAAGTTCAATTACTACCGCGAAGATTCCGGTATCGGTTATCAGGGGTTCACTGAAGCCGACTGGGGAGCACGCGGCGATGATCGCCAGACGCCGTTCACGCATGATCATTTCGATTTCCGCCGCGTGGGCGTGCACGTCGCGGTCCAGCACATGTTCAACGCGGACCTGAGCGTGACGACCAATTTCTTCGGTCATTACATCGCGCGCGACTGGTCGCGGCAGAATCAACTGGCTCTCAGAGCCGATGGCACCACAACTACTCTCACCGGTAACAACCTGCCGGCTAACACCCTTACCGTTGTACCGGATCCACAGCGTCGCTTCACCAACGAACGAGAGTATTGGGTCTACGGCGTCGAACCTCGTTTCCACCTGACCCATCGATTGCTGGGGATCAAGAGCGAGGCCGATTTTGGCGCCAGATTCATGCACGAGCAGTCCGATCGCAAGCAGTTCCTGAATCAGATCACAGGAATCGGAGGCTCATCCACCTGCTTGGCAAGTCCGGCAGCCGCAACGTGCTTAGGCGAAAACAACATTCGGAAAACCGACGCGTATGCGCTGTTTTTCCAGAACCGGTTTTTCGTCACCGATCAGATCACTGTGACGCCGGGCTTCCGGGTCGAACACGTGAACTACGAGCAATTCAACAAACTGCCCACCACCGGAGAAACGTTCGGCAAGACTGCCATCACAGAAGTCCTGCCGGGGATCGGCGCGACCTATTCGCCGATCAAGAATTACACCTTCTTTGCCGGCTTCCACCGCGGGTTCGCGCCGCCGCAGGTCTCAGACGCGATCACGGGAACCGGCGCGGTGGTCGATTTGGACGCCGAGTTGAGCTGGAACTATGAACTGGGTATGCGAAGCACCCCGGTCCAGTGGCTCGGGTATGAACTGACCTTTTTCCAGATGGACTTCCAGAACCAGATCGTGTCGCAGTCCGTCGCGGGAGGAGTCGGCGCGACCTTGACCAATGCCGGACGGACTCGTCATCGCGGCATCGAATTCGCCGTGAAGACCGATCTCTTGGATGCGGTGACCGGACAGAACAGGAACGAAGACATTATCTTCGATCTGAACTACACCTGGGTCGCCGATGCGGAGTTCAGAGGAACGCGGAATAGCTCCATCACCGGCGCTGCCCTTCTCCCCGGCGAGGCTGCGGTGTTCAACGTAAGCGGGAACCGTCTTCCGTATGCGCCCAAGCACATGCTCACGGCCGGACTGGGCTACATCAATCGCCAGATCGGGTTCGACGGTCGAGTGGAAACCCAGTGCATCAGCGACATGTTCGGAGACGACCGGAACACGCACGTCGCGACGCCGAACGGCCTGCGCGGCATCGTTCGCGGCTGGTGCGTGTTGAACGCGGCGGCCAACCAGTACGTGAAGCCGATCAACACCACGTTCTTCGTCACCGGGAAAAACCTGCTGGATCACCTGTACATGGTGGATCGGACCCGCGGCATCTATCCGGGCCTGCCGTTGATGGTCCAGGCTGGTGCCCGATGGACGTTCTGATCCTCACCCTCCCCTCCTCCGCCTTGCGGTGGAAGGAAAGGGAGGGGGGTTGTGGAACATGGGACCTGTCACGAAGCGCGGAAGGATGAACGTGGCGGACCACGGCCAGGTCCGTTGCCTGTGCGGCCAGCTTCTGGCCAGATGGGTTCCCGACGGCATCCAGGTGAAGTGTAAACGATGCCGGAGGATCGTGACGATTCCGTTCGCTGAGATCGAGGGGTCGCCGGCATCCTGCGGCGCCCCGCTCAAGACAGTCCCGACATGAACACGGCCTGCAGGTAGCGCAGTGTAACGTCAGGCCAGAGGACCTGCGAGTCCTGAGCCCAAGGCGATCTTCTTTTCGCCTCATCCTTCACATGGGAGAGGCGACGAGAGGGTCGTCTTGGGCTCTTCTATTTTTCGCCTGTATGGGAGGGAGCCAACGCCATGAACAGCACCGGGCCTGCTCTGTTGAATCATCATCCCGATCTCGCCGCCGTCGTGGATGAGCTTCAC
Coding sequences within:
- a CDS encoding TonB-dependent receptor, translating into MIGTAPEALEHIPGSGRVVTQESLWKNHRLTINEALREVPGVNVRDEEGLGIRPNIGIRGLDPTRSRKIHIMEDGVPIMLMPYGDPSSYYFPPVFRFDRIEVLKGSGQLLFGPQNIGGVMNLITRMPPLTPTGNFEFRGGNLNYFNTHFDYGGTWGKSGYLVDYTHYQSDTPRFTNIRAKVDDFTFKTVQELTARTTILAKFNYYREDSGIGYQGFTEADWGARGDDRQTPFTHDHFDFRRVGVHVAVQHMFNADLSVTTNFFGHYIARDWSRQNQLALRADGTTTTLTGNNLPANTLTVVPDPQRRFTNEREYWVYGVEPRFHLTHRLLGIKSEADFGARFMHEQSDRKQFLNQITGIGGSSTCLASPAAATCLGENNIRKTDAYALFFQNRFFVTDQITVTPGFRVEHVNYEQFNKLPTTGETFGKTAITEVLPGIGATYSPIKNYTFFAGFHRGFAPPQVSDAITGTGAVVDLDAELSWNYELGMRSTPVQWLGYELTFFQMDFQNQIVSQSVAGGVGATLTNAGRTRHRGIEFAVKTDLLDAVTGQNRNEDIIFDLNYTWVADAEFRGTRNSSITGAALLPGEAAVFNVSGNRLPYAPKHMLTAGLGYINRQIGFDGRVETQCISDMFGDDRNTHVATPNGLRGIVRGWCVLNAAANQYVKPINTTFFVTGKNLLDHLYMVDRTRGIYPGLPLMVQAGARWTF